A region from the Candidatus Binatia bacterium genome encodes:
- the argC gene encoding N-acetyl-gamma-glutamyl-phosphate reductase, which produces MPPKVYIDGHVGTTGLRIREWLAGRDDIEVLALPEAERKNEAARRELLRAADVTILCLPDDAARDAVAWAADAPTRIIDASTAHRVASGWVYGLPELTAEQRAAIRDARRVSNPGCYSSAVILLLRPLIDGGVLPPAAPLTCHALSGYSGGGRQLIEKWEDPRGGLLALAYEAPYALDRVHKHVPEMMRHGGLQREPYFEPAVGPFRCGMRVQIPLHADVLAPGHGGASVWEALDARYRTEPFVRVLPLAAAAHDERSFDPQACNDTNRIELQVLPHPSGHVLLMARLDNLGKGASGVAIQNLNLMLGLDETAGLRR; this is translated from the coding sequence ATGCCCCCGAAGGTGTACATCGACGGCCACGTCGGTACCACCGGCCTGCGCATCCGCGAGTGGCTTGCGGGCCGCGACGACATCGAGGTGCTGGCGCTGCCCGAGGCGGAACGGAAGAACGAGGCGGCGCGACGCGAGCTACTCAGGGCCGCCGACGTCACTATCCTTTGCCTGCCCGACGACGCCGCCCGCGACGCCGTGGCGTGGGCCGCCGACGCACCGACACGCATCATCGATGCCAGCACCGCGCACCGCGTGGCATCCGGTTGGGTCTACGGACTCCCGGAACTGACCGCCGAACAGCGCGCGGCGATCCGCGATGCCAGGCGGGTTTCCAATCCCGGCTGCTATTCGTCGGCGGTCATCCTGCTGCTCCGCCCGCTCATCGATGGCGGCGTCTTGCCGCCGGCGGCGCCCCTCACCTGCCACGCACTCTCCGGCTATTCGGGCGGCGGCCGTCAGCTCATCGAGAAGTGGGAGGACCCCCGGGGCGGCTTGCTGGCGCTGGCGTACGAAGCTCCCTACGCACTCGATCGCGTCCATAAGCACGTCCCGGAAATGATGCGCCACGGCGGGCTACAGCGGGAGCCGTACTTCGAGCCCGCGGTCGGACCGTTCCGCTGCGGCATGCGCGTTCAGATTCCCTTGCACGCGGACGTCCTGGCGCCCGGCCACGGCGGGGCAAGCGTGTGGGAGGCGCTCGATGCCCGCTACCGGACCGAGCCCTTTGTGCGGGTCCTGCCGCTGGCGGCTGCGGCGCACGACGAACGCAGTTTCGACCCGCAGGCGTGCAACGACACCAATCGCATCGAGTTGCAGGTATTGCCGCATCCGTCGGGACACGTGTTGCTGATGGCGCGCCTCGATAATCTGGGTAAGGGCGCCAGCGGCGTCGCGATCCAGAATCTCAATTTGATGCTCGGGCTCGACGAAACCGCCGGTCTGCGACGTTGA